The following proteins are encoded in a genomic region of Nitratireductor sp. GISD-1A_MAKvit:
- a CDS encoding enoyl-CoA hydratase family protein, whose product MSDMAGLKPQHFIWRMEGSVALVQLDRPDRKNPLTFESYAELRDTFRALPYADDVDAVVFLPNGGNFCSGGDVHDIIGPLVDMDMKGLLAFTRMTGDLVKAMIACNKPIISAVDGVAVGAGAIIAMASDIRLATPEAKTAFLFTRVGLAGCDMGACAMLPRIIGQGRAAELLYTGRSMSAEEGERWGFYNRLVAAEALEAEALNMASRIASGPTFAHGITKTQLNQEWSMGLEQAIEAEAQAQAICMQTKDFERAYRAFVAKEKPVFKGD is encoded by the coding sequence ATGAGCGACATGGCGGGTTTAAAGCCACAGCATTTCATTTGGCGAATGGAAGGCAGCGTCGCGCTGGTCCAGCTTGACCGGCCCGACCGCAAGAACCCGCTCACCTTCGAATCCTATGCGGAGCTGCGCGACACGTTCCGCGCCCTGCCCTACGCGGATGATGTGGACGCGGTCGTGTTCCTGCCCAATGGCGGCAATTTCTGCTCGGGCGGCGATGTGCATGACATCATCGGTCCGCTGGTCGACATGGACATGAAGGGCCTGCTCGCCTTCACGCGCATGACCGGCGATCTGGTCAAGGCCATGATCGCCTGCAACAAGCCGATCATTTCGGCTGTTGATGGCGTGGCGGTCGGGGCCGGCGCGATCATCGCCATGGCTTCAGACATTCGCCTTGCCACACCGGAGGCGAAAACGGCGTTCCTCTTCACCCGCGTCGGGCTCGCCGGTTGCGATATGGGCGCCTGCGCCATGCTGCCCCGCATCATCGGCCAGGGACGGGCGGCGGAGCTGCTCTACACGGGCCGCTCCATGAGCGCTGAGGAGGGTGAGCGCTGGGGCTTCTACAACCGGCTCGTGGCTGCGGAAGCCCTGGAGGCCGAGGCGCTGAACATGGCGTCGCGCATCGCTTCCGGTCCGACTTTCGCCCATGGCATCACCAAAACCCAGCTTAACCAGGAATGGTCGATGGGTCTTGAACAGGCCATCGAGGCAGAAGCCCAGGCCCAGGCCATCTGCATGCAGACAAAGGATTTCGAACGGGCGTACCGCGCTTTCGTAGCCAAAGAAAAACCGGTGTTTAAGGGGGATTGA
- a CDS encoding AMP-binding protein gives MLGPTGHTDTFARDNLPPEDQWPAFLLDGFDYPDYLNAGVELTDRMVERGFGDRVALIGNGRRRTYKELADWTSRLAHAMVEDYGVKPGNRILIRSANNPAMVACWLAATKAGAVVVNTMPMLRAGELAKIVDKAEIGLALCDTRIKDELVACAKDSKFLKKVVGFDGTANFDAELDRIALDKPVQFDAVKTGRDDVALLGFTSGTTGTPKATMHFHRDLLIIADAYAKEVLQVTPDDVFVGSPPLAFTFGLGGLAIFPLRFGATATLLESATPPNMIEIIEKYRATVSFTAPTAYRAMMAAMDEGADLSSLRVAVSAGETLPGPVFEAWTEKTGKPILDGIGATEMLHIFISNRFDDRHPATTGRPVTGYEARIVDEEMNELPRGETGRLAVRGPTGCRYLADDRQKDYVRNGWNLTGDSFYQDEEGRFHFAARSDDMIVSAGYNIAGPEVEAALLAHADVMECAVIGAESEERGQIVEAHVVLAEGVARDDLTVKRLQDHVKATIAPYKYPRSIKFLDALPKTETGKIQRFRLREKN, from the coding sequence ATGCTCGGACCAACAGGTCATACCGACACCTTTGCGCGGGACAATCTCCCGCCGGAAGACCAATGGCCGGCCTTCCTTCTCGATGGCTTCGATTATCCCGACTATCTGAATGCCGGCGTTGAACTGACCGACCGCATGGTGGAGCGCGGTTTCGGCGACCGCGTGGCGCTGATTGGCAATGGCCGCCGCCGCACCTACAAGGAACTGGCCGACTGGACGAGCCGCCTCGCCCACGCAATGGTCGAGGATTACGGCGTCAAGCCCGGCAACCGCATCCTGATCCGCTCGGCCAACAATCCGGCCATGGTGGCCTGCTGGCTGGCCGCCACCAAGGCGGGCGCGGTCGTCGTCAACACCATGCCGATGCTGCGTGCCGGCGAACTCGCCAAGATCGTCGACAAGGCCGAGATCGGCCTCGCCCTGTGCGACACACGCATCAAGGACGAGCTCGTCGCCTGCGCAAAGGACAGCAAGTTCCTCAAGAAAGTGGTCGGCTTCGACGGCACCGCCAATTTCGACGCCGAGCTCGACCGCATCGCCCTCGACAAGCCGGTCCAGTTCGATGCCGTCAAAACCGGCCGTGACGATGTCGCGCTTCTGGGTTTCACGTCCGGCACCACCGGCACGCCCAAGGCGACCATGCATTTCCACCGCGATCTGCTGATCATCGCTGACGCCTATGCGAAGGAAGTGCTGCAGGTCACACCCGACGACGTGTTCGTCGGCTCGCCTCCTCTCGCCTTCACCTTCGGGCTCGGCGGTCTGGCAATCTTCCCGCTGCGTTTCGGTGCAACGGCGACGCTGCTCGAAAGTGCAACCCCGCCCAACATGATCGAGATCATCGAAAAGTATCGCGCCACGGTGAGCTTCACTGCCCCCACCGCCTACCGCGCCATGATGGCGGCGATGGACGAGGGTGCGGATCTTTCCTCGCTGCGCGTTGCCGTTTCGGCTGGCGAAACCCTGCCCGGCCCGGTGTTCGAGGCGTGGACGGAGAAGACCGGCAAGCCGATCCTCGACGGTATCGGCGCGACCGAGATGCTGCATATCTTCATCTCCAACCGCTTCGACGACCGCCATCCGGCCACCACGGGCCGCCCGGTCACCGGCTATGAAGCGCGCATCGTGGATGAAGAGATGAACGAATTGCCGCGCGGCGAGACGGGGCGTCTGGCCGTGCGGGGGCCGACCGGCTGCCGCTATCTCGCCGACGACAGACAGAAGGACTATGTGCGCAACGGCTGGAACCTCACGGGCGACAGCTTCTATCAGGACGAAGAAGGCCGCTTCCATTTCGCAGCCCGCTCCGACGACATGATCGTCTCCGCCGGCTACAACATTGCCGGTCCCGAGGTGGAGGCGGCATTGCTTGCCCATGCCGACGTCATGGAATGCGCCGTGATCGGCGCTGAAAGCGAGGAACGCGGACAGATTGTCGAGGCCCATGTGGTTCTGGCTGAAGGCGTCGCGCGCGACGACCTGACCGTGAAGCGCCTTCAGGACCATGTGAAGGCGACCATCGCACCTTACAAATATCCACGTTCCATCAAGTTTCTGGATGCCCTGCCGAAAACCGAAACGGGCAAGATCCAGCGTTTCCGCCTGCGGGAGAAGAACTGA
- a CDS encoding MarR family winged helix-turn-helix transcriptional regulator, producing the protein MVSAPLASVRTGAPAKERLRLWIRILRASRLIEAVLRERLKSRFDTTLPRFDVLSALDRAPEGMAMSDISRFLLVSNGNVTGIVERLVTDGLASRTKRDGDRRTSIIRLTPAGKEAFSAMAEAHERWVDELLGNLPEDEARALAGTLKSFESNWEGGV; encoded by the coding sequence ATGGTAAGCGCTCCCCTGGCATCCGTGAGAACCGGGGCACCGGCGAAGGAACGCCTGCGTCTGTGGATCAGGATCCTGCGTGCCTCGCGTCTGATCGAAGCCGTTCTGCGCGAACGACTCAAAAGCCGGTTCGACACGACCCTGCCCCGCTTCGATGTGCTGTCGGCCCTCGACCGCGCCCCCGAAGGCATGGCGATGAGCGACATCTCGCGCTTCCTGCTCGTTTCGAACGGCAATGTGACGGGCATTGTCGAGCGTCTGGTAACGGATGGTCTGGCCAGCCGCACCAAGCGCGACGGCGACCGCCGCACATCCATCATCCGGCTGACGCCAGCCGGCAAGGAAGCCTTTTCCGCGATGGCCGAGGCGCATGAACGCTGGGTCGATGAGCTTCTCGGCAATCTGCCCGAAGACGAAGCACGGGCACTCGCGGGAACCCTGAAATCGTTCGAAAGCAACTGGGAGGGCGGGGTATGA
- a CDS encoding bifunctional salicylyl-CoA 5-hydroxylase/oxidoreductase: MKVAILGGGPAGLYFAISMKLRDAAHDITVFERNKPDDTFGWGVVLSDETLDNLAENDAVSAERIREHFAYWDDIAVVHKGVRTLSTGHGFCGIGRMRLLILLQERARELGIKLEFQTEIDDPRPFMAEYDMVLAADGLNSKTRATFEDVFKPDIDVRKCKFVWLGTHQKFDDAFTFIFEKTEHGWVWAHAYQFDDDTATFIVECGPETWEKFGFGEMSQQESIAVCERIFKDHLGGHSLMTNANHIRGSAWINFPRVLCERWSHENIALMGDAAASAHFSIGSGTKLALESAIALAEYLHTEPTLKEAFEKYEDARRLEVLRLQSAARNSLEWFEEVERYLDLDPVQFNYSLLTRSQRISHENLRLRDPEWLSDAEGWFQQQAGAEDNAARPPMFAPYRLRGLTLKNRVVVSPMAQYKAVDGCPTDWHMVHYCERAKGGAGLVYIEMTCVSPEGRITPGCPGFYKPEHEAAWTRIVDFVHQETDAKICAQIGHSGPKGSTQLGWEEMDAPLKEGNWPLLAASEVSWSEKNQTPRAMDRADMDMVRDQFVSAAQMAERCGFDMIELHCAHGYLLSSFISPLTNRRTDEYGGSRENRMRYPLEIFHAVRAVWPDDKPISVRISANDWVGDEGVTPEEAVEIARMLQEAGVDICDVSAGQTSKRARPVYGRMFQTPFSDRIRNETGMATMAVGNIYEPDHVNSILMAGRADLVCLARPHLADPYWTLHAAATLGDKGVTWPDPYLPGRDQLYRLAERAEQMTGKV, from the coding sequence ATGAAAGTCGCAATTCTCGGCGGTGGGCCGGCGGGCCTCTATTTCGCAATCTCCATGAAACTGCGCGATGCGGCGCACGACATCACGGTTTTCGAGCGCAACAAGCCCGACGACACGTTTGGCTGGGGCGTTGTGCTTTCCGACGAAACGCTCGACAATCTGGCAGAGAACGATGCGGTGAGCGCCGAGCGCATCCGCGAGCATTTCGCTTATTGGGATGACATCGCCGTGGTTCACAAGGGCGTGCGCACCCTCTCCACCGGCCATGGATTCTGCGGCATCGGACGCATGCGCCTGCTCATCCTCCTGCAGGAGCGCGCCCGCGAGCTCGGCATCAAGCTGGAATTCCAGACCGAGATCGACGACCCCCGCCCCTTCATGGCCGAGTATGACATGGTGCTGGCCGCAGACGGGTTGAATTCGAAGACCCGCGCCACCTTCGAAGACGTGTTCAAGCCCGACATCGATGTTCGCAAATGCAAGTTCGTCTGGCTCGGCACACATCAGAAATTCGACGATGCCTTCACCTTCATCTTCGAGAAGACGGAGCATGGCTGGGTCTGGGCACATGCCTACCAGTTCGATGACGACACCGCGACCTTCATCGTCGAGTGCGGACCCGAGACCTGGGAGAAATTCGGCTTCGGCGAGATGAGCCAGCAGGAATCCATCGCGGTCTGCGAGCGGATCTTCAAGGACCATCTGGGCGGGCACAGCCTGATGACCAATGCCAACCACATTCGCGGGTCGGCCTGGATCAACTTCCCGCGCGTGCTCTGCGAGCGCTGGTCGCACGAAAACATCGCGCTGATGGGCGATGCCGCCGCCAGCGCCCATTTCTCCATCGGTTCGGGCACCAAGCTGGCGCTCGAAAGTGCCATTGCGCTGGCAGAATATCTCCATACCGAGCCGACGCTCAAAGAGGCTTTCGAGAAATACGAGGACGCACGGCGGCTGGAAGTGCTGCGCCTTCAGTCGGCGGCACGCAACTCGCTGGAATGGTTCGAGGAGGTGGAGCGCTATCTCGATCTCGATCCGGTGCAGTTCAACTATTCGCTGCTCACCCGCTCGCAGCGCATCAGTCATGAGAACCTGCGCCTGCGCGATCCCGAATGGCTCTCGGACGCCGAAGGCTGGTTCCAGCAGCAGGCCGGTGCGGAAGACAACGCTGCCCGCCCGCCCATGTTCGCGCCCTACAGGCTGCGCGGTCTCACGCTGAAGAATCGCGTCGTGGTCTCGCCCATGGCCCAGTACAAGGCCGTCGACGGCTGCCCGACCGACTGGCACATGGTGCACTATTGCGAGCGCGCCAAGGGCGGCGCCGGCCTCGTCTATATCGAGATGACCTGTGTCAGCCCCGAGGGACGCATCACGCCCGGCTGCCCCGGTTTCTACAAGCCCGAACACGAAGCCGCATGGACGCGCATCGTCGATTTCGTTCATCAGGAAACCGATGCAAAGATCTGCGCCCAGATCGGCCATTCCGGACCGAAGGGCTCGACCCAGCTCGGCTGGGAGGAAATGGATGCACCGCTGAAAGAGGGCAACTGGCCGCTTCTGGCTGCCTCCGAGGTTTCCTGGTCGGAGAAAAACCAGACGCCCAGGGCCATGGACCGCGCCGATATGGACATGGTGCGCGACCAGTTCGTTTCGGCAGCACAAATGGCCGAGCGCTGCGGGTTCGACATGATCGAACTGCACTGCGCCCATGGCTATCTCCTCTCCTCCTTCATTTCGCCACTCACCAACCGGCGCACGGATGAGTATGGCGGCAGCCGTGAAAACCGGATGCGCTATCCGCTGGAAATCTTCCATGCGGTGCGTGCCGTCTGGCCTGACGACAAACCGATCTCGGTGCGCATTTCGGCCAATGACTGGGTGGGTGATGAAGGCGTGACACCGGAAGAGGCCGTGGAGATCGCCCGCATGCTGCAGGAGGCGGGTGTGGACATCTGCGACGTCTCGGCGGGCCAGACCTCGAAACGCGCCCGCCCCGTTTATGGCCGCATGTTCCAGACGCCCTTCTCCGACCGCATCCGCAACGAGACCGGCATGGCGACCATGGCCGTCGGCAACATCTATGAGCCCGACCATGTGAACTCGATCCTGATGGCCGGGCGGGCCGATCTCGTCTGCCTCGCCCGCCCGCATCTGGCCGATCCCTACTGGACGCTGCATGCTGCCGCCACCCTTGGCGACAAGGGCGTAACGTGGCCGGATCCCTATCTGCCAGGCCGCGATCAGCTCTACCGGCTTGCCGAGCGGGCCGAGCAGATGACAGGGAAGGTGTGA
- the kynA gene encoding tryptophan 2,3-dioxygenase: protein MTSQPELDDDRAAEIKPPMSYSDYLHLDKILDAQEPLSEARDELLFVIQHQTSELWMKLAITEIRSARAAIAEDRLRPAFKMLTRVARIFEQLNSAWDVLRTMTPSEYSTFRDALGQSSGFQSWQYRSIEFLAGNRNLAMLKPHSDLPQITARLEDILAEPSLYDEALRLLARNGFDIGADAERSSWRERREANDQVQAAWKAVYARPDEYWALYELAEKLIDFEDYFRRWRFNHVTTVERIIGLKRGTGGTSGVSYLRKMLDVELFPELWRVRTDM from the coding sequence ATGACAAGCCAGCCGGAGCTCGACGACGACAGGGCAGCGGAGATCAAGCCGCCCATGTCCTACAGCGACTATCTGCATCTGGACAAAATCCTCGATGCGCAGGAGCCCCTGTCCGAAGCGCGCGACGAGCTTCTGTTCGTCATCCAGCACCAGACATCCGAGCTATGGATGAAGCTTGCCATCACCGAGATCCGCTCCGCGCGCGCGGCCATTGCCGAAGACCGGCTGCGCCCCGCGTTCAAGATGCTGACCCGCGTGGCGCGCATTTTCGAACAGTTGAACAGCGCGTGGGACGTGCTGCGCACCATGACGCCGAGCGAGTATTCGACGTTCCGCGATGCGCTTGGCCAATCCTCGGGCTTCCAGTCCTGGCAGTATCGCTCCATCGAATTTCTGGCGGGCAATCGCAATCTGGCAATGCTCAAGCCGCATTCCGATCTGCCACAGATCACGGCCCGTCTCGAAGATATTCTTGCCGAGCCCAGCCTCTATGACGAAGCTCTGCGGCTTCTGGCGCGCAACGGTTTCGACATCGGTGCGGACGCAGAACGCTCAAGCTGGCGCGAACGGCGCGAGGCCAACGATCAGGTTCAGGCGGCATGGAAGGCGGTCTACGCGCGGCCCGACGAATATTGGGCGCTTTACGAGCTTGCTGAAAAACTCATTGATTTCGAAGATTATTTCCGCCGCTGGCGCTTCAACCACGTGACCACGGTGGAACGGATCATCGGGCTGAAACGGGGCACCGGCGGCACATCCGGCGTTTCCTACTTGCGCAAGATGCTGGATGTGGAACTATTCCCCGAGCTCTGGCGGGTCCGCACGGACATGTAA
- a CDS encoding acyl-CoA dehydrogenase family protein, which produces MPDRSFLDWPFFEQRHRDWAEKLDAWCEKNLPVDHGDVDAACRDLVGRLGEAGFLKPTALDTANPGPLDVRTLCLTRETLARHDGLADFAFAMQGLGTGAISLFGSAEQQQWLDRTRAGKAISAFALSEPRSGSDVANMDMTATRAGADYVLSGEKTWISNGGIADLYTVFARTGEAPGAKGISAFLVPADTPGLEVAERLDVIAPHPLARLSFNDVRVPASAMIGKPGEGFKIAMSVLDVFRSTVGAAALGFARRALDETLDRAGSRELFGAPLFDLQMVQGHIADMALDVDAAALLIYRAAWTKDMGAPRVTREAAMAKLFATDRAQQVIDKAVQIHGGDGVRRGHIVESLYREIRALRIYEGASDVQKVVIARQMVK; this is translated from the coding sequence ATGCCTGATCGCTCCTTCCTCGACTGGCCCTTCTTCGAACAGCGCCACCGCGACTGGGCCGAAAAACTCGACGCATGGTGCGAAAAAAACCTCCCCGTCGACCACGGCGATGTGGACGCTGCCTGCCGTGACCTCGTTGGCCGGCTCGGCGAAGCCGGTTTCCTCAAACCCACCGCGCTCGATACGGCCAATCCCGGCCCGCTCGACGTGCGCACGCTGTGTCTCACACGCGAGACACTCGCCCGCCATGATGGCCTGGCCGATTTCGCCTTCGCCATGCAGGGGCTCGGCACCGGGGCGATCAGCCTGTTCGGCTCAGCCGAACAGCAGCAATGGCTCGACAGGACCCGCGCCGGCAAGGCGATCTCGGCATTTGCCCTTTCTGAACCGCGCTCGGGCTCGGATGTCGCCAATATGGACATGACCGCCACCCGCGCTGGCGCTGACTATGTGCTTTCCGGCGAAAAGACCTGGATTTCAAATGGCGGCATCGCCGATCTCTACACGGTCTTTGCCCGCACCGGCGAAGCGCCGGGCGCGAAGGGCATCTCCGCCTTCCTCGTCCCCGCCGACACGCCGGGACTGGAAGTCGCAGAGCGCCTTGACGTGATCGCGCCGCACCCGCTTGCGCGGCTTTCCTTCAACGATGTGCGGGTGCCTGCCTCTGCCATGATCGGCAAGCCGGGCGAAGGCTTCAAGATCGCCATGTCGGTGCTCGACGTGTTTCGCTCGACAGTCGGCGCGGCCGCACTCGGCTTTGCGCGCCGCGCGCTGGATGAAACACTGGACCGTGCCGGCAGCCGCGAGCTCTTCGGCGCGCCGCTCTTCGATCTGCAAATGGTGCAGGGCCACATCGCCGATATGGCGCTGGATGTGGATGCTGCGGCCCTTCTCATCTATCGCGCCGCATGGACCAAGGATATGGGCGCGCCGCGCGTGACCCGCGAAGCGGCAATGGCAAAGCTTTTCGCCACCGACCGCGCACAACAGGTCATCGACAAGGCAGTGCAGATCCACGGCGGCGACGGAGTGCGCCGCGGGCATATCGTGGAGAGCCTGTACCGGGAGATCAGGGCTCTGCGCATCTATGAGGGCGCATCAGACGTCCAGAAGGTCGTCATCGCACGGCAAATGGTGAAATAG
- a CDS encoding D-lyxose/D-mannose family sugar isomerase, producing the protein MKRSRVNEILREGEAFIRSFGYVMPPFADWTPDEMKSRRGSIDGIVDASLGWDITDYGGGDFDRRGLFLFTVRNGNQDDLKHGRGMLYAEKIMISRRDQLAPMHTHALKAEDIINRGGGTLCIELFASDTEGNLDRSAPVSVPTDGVMRTVDAGGVLRLQPGESVTLLPGVWHAFWGEKADVLIGEVSTVNDDVTDNIFHEDIPRFSRIEEDEAPYRLLVSDYPDWL; encoded by the coding sequence GTGAAACGATCCAGAGTGAATGAGATTCTGCGCGAAGGCGAGGCGTTCATACGCTCCTTCGGCTATGTCATGCCGCCTTTTGCGGATTGGACACCGGACGAGATGAAAAGCCGGCGCGGGTCGATTGACGGCATCGTCGATGCCAGTCTCGGCTGGGACATCACCGATTACGGTGGCGGTGATTTCGACCGGCGCGGCCTGTTCCTCTTTACGGTCCGCAACGGCAATCAGGACGACCTGAAACATGGCCGCGGCATGCTCTATGCCGAGAAAATCATGATTTCCCGTCGCGATCAGCTCGCCCCGATGCACACGCACGCGCTCAAGGCCGAAGACATCATCAACCGCGGCGGTGGCACGCTCTGCATCGAGCTTTTTGCCTCCGATACCGAGGGCAATCTCGACCGGTCCGCGCCCGTCAGTGTGCCCACGGATGGGGTGATGCGTACCGTGGATGCGGGTGGTGTGCTTCGCCTTCAACCCGGTGAAAGCGTCACGCTTCTGCCGGGTGTGTGGCATGCTTTCTGGGGCGAAAAGGCGGATGTGCTGATTGGCGAGGTATCGACCGTCAATGACGATGTGACCGACAATATCTTTCACGAGGACATTCCGCGCTTCTCCAGGATCGAGGAAGACGAGGCCCCGTACCGCCTGCTGGTTTCCGACTATCCGGATTGGCTTTAA
- a CDS encoding SDR family NAD(P)-dependent oxidoreductase: MTSSRHALVTGGGTGVGEAVALALAEAGIDVTICGRRAEPLEKVAAQHQRIHAQTADVTDEASMLALYETAEAACGPFDIVIANAGTASSAPAHRTKLKDWNRILDVNMTGAFLSVKPALSPMAKRGSGRIIFIASVAGLRGYAYVAPYVASKHGVIGLMRALSVELVKTGVTVNAICPGYVETEMLEESIERVVEKTGRSHEEARKGFVEANPHGRLIQPGEVAAAALWLVSPEASSITGQSISISGGETW; encoded by the coding sequence ATGACAAGTTCACGCCACGCACTCGTAACAGGCGGCGGAACCGGCGTTGGTGAAGCCGTCGCGCTTGCCCTCGCGGAAGCCGGCATTGACGTCACGATCTGCGGGCGGCGCGCCGAACCGCTGGAAAAGGTAGCCGCACAGCATCAACGCATCCACGCGCAGACTGCCGATGTGACGGACGAAGCCTCCATGCTGGCGCTCTATGAGACGGCGGAAGCCGCGTGTGGCCCCTTCGACATTGTCATTGCCAATGCAGGCACGGCCTCCAGCGCGCCGGCCCACCGCACGAAGCTCAAAGACTGGAATCGCATCCTCGACGTCAACATGACCGGGGCGTTCCTGAGCGTGAAGCCCGCCCTTTCTCCCATGGCAAAACGCGGCAGCGGACGCATCATCTTCATTGCCTCGGTCGCGGGCCTCAGGGGCTATGCCTATGTCGCCCCCTATGTCGCATCCAAGCACGGTGTCATCGGTCTGATGCGCGCGCTTTCCGTCGAGTTGGTGAAGACCGGCGTTACGGTGAATGCGATCTGCCCCGGCTATGTCGAAACCGAGATGCTGGAAGAATCCATCGAGCGCGTGGTCGAGAAGACCGGGCGCAGCCACGAGGAGGCCCGAAAGGGCTTCGTCGAAGCCAATCCCCACGGCCGGCTGATCCAGCCAGGTGAAGTGGCGGCGGCGGCTTTGTGGCTTGTCAGCCCCGAGGCTTCATCGATCACCGGCCAGTCGATATCCATTTCTGGAGGTGAAACATGGTAA
- a CDS encoding alpha/beta hydrolase, translating into MFYRQVLDWDDAYANGANIPQGDRWPDAWVEPARAYREELSAAGRAELDLPYGDGARNRFDLFLPEGRPAGLVVFIHGGFWLKLDKSFWSHLAAGTVDSGYAVAMPSYTLCPENSISGIVREIGAAVSVAAERVQGPLVLTGHSAGGHLATRMACETSPLPEEVRARLRHVLSISGVHDLRPMMSTAMNEGLRITPEEARSESPALLQPLPGVRLTCWVGASERAEFLRQNALLANIWVGLGANTAAVEEPDRHHFDVIDGLADSDHQIVRCLLTA; encoded by the coding sequence GTGTTCTATCGCCAGGTTCTGGATTGGGACGATGCATACGCAAATGGCGCCAATATTCCGCAGGGTGATCGCTGGCCCGACGCCTGGGTGGAGCCCGCGCGTGCCTATCGTGAAGAGCTCTCCGCTGCCGGCCGAGCCGAGCTCGACCTCCCCTATGGCGATGGTGCGCGCAACCGCTTCGATCTGTTCCTGCCGGAGGGCAGGCCTGCCGGGCTGGTGGTTTTCATCCACGGCGGTTTCTGGCTGAAGCTCGACAAGAGTTTCTGGTCTCATCTGGCTGCCGGCACGGTCGACAGCGGTTATGCGGTGGCGATGCCTTCCTACACGCTGTGCCCTGAAAATTCGATTTCGGGCATCGTGCGCGAAATTGGTGCGGCGGTATCCGTAGCCGCAGAGCGTGTTCAGGGCCCGCTCGTCTTGACGGGCCATTCCGCGGGCGGGCATCTCGCCACGCGCATGGCGTGCGAAACCTCACCGCTGCCGGAAGAGGTGCGGGCACGGCTGCGCCATGTGCTTTCGATCTCCGGTGTGCACGATCTGCGTCCGATGATGAGCACGGCCATGAATGAAGGTTTGAGGATCACGCCTGAAGAAGCGCGGAGCGAAAGTCCGGCGCTGCTTCAGCCTCTGCCGGGTGTGCGCCTCACCTGTTGGGTTGGGGCTTCGGAGCGGGCCGAGTTTCTGCGCCAGAATGCCCTGCTTGCAAACATCTGGGTTGGGCTCGGTGCAAACACCGCAGCTGTGGAAGAACCGGACCGCCATCATTTCGATGTCATTGACGGGCTTGCGGATTCGGACCATCAGATCGTTCGCTGTCTGTTGACAGCGTAG
- a CDS encoding acyl carrier protein, producing MNAETSLSSDEIGKTILEKIKTHAQDDVENISLDTPLADLGIHSLELTEIIFDVEDEFNIEVEMNTAEAWENMETVRDIVAAVRELVDAKS from the coding sequence ATGAATGCTGAAACGAGTTTGAGTTCGGATGAGATCGGCAAGACCATCCTTGAAAAGATCAAGACCCACGCCCAGGACGATGTCGAAAATATTTCACTCGACACTCCGCTGGCGGATCTGGGCATTCATTCGCTGGAGCTGACCGAAATCATTTTTGACGTCGAGGACGAGTTCAACATCGAGGTCGAGATGAACACGGCCGAGGCCTGGGAGAATATGGAAACGGTCCGCGACATCGTTGCGGCCGTGCGTGAACTGGTGGACGCAAAGTCCTAG
- a CDS encoding Lrp/AsnC ligand binding domain-containing protein — protein sequence MRPVFVQLRCKPGKTYEVADELYKREIASELYSTSGDYDLLMKVYIDDGVDIGKFVSENIANVPGIRRSLTTLTFKAF from the coding sequence ATGAGACCTGTTTTCGTTCAACTGCGCTGCAAGCCCGGCAAGACCTATGAGGTTGCCGACGAGCTCTACAAGCGTGAGATCGCCTCGGAGCTCTATTCCACCAGCGGCGACTATGATCTTCTGATGAAGGTCTACATCGATGATGGTGTGGATATTGGCAAGTTCGTCAGCGAGAACATTGCCAATGTGCCGGGCATCCGCCGCTCGCTCACCACGTTGACGTTCAAGGCATTCTGA